A stretch of Homo sapiens chromosome 12, GRCh38.p14 Primary Assembly DNA encodes these proteins:
- the DDX11 gene encoding ATP-dependent DNA helicase DDX11 isoform 9 (isoform 9 is encoded by transcript variant 18) gives MQRSRHEKKKGAEEEKPKRRRQEKQAACPFYNHEQMGLLRDEALAEVKDMEQLLALGKEARACPYYGSRLAIPAAQLVVLPYQMLLHAATRQAAGIRLQDQVVIIDEAHNLIDTITGMHSVEVSGSQLCQAHSQLLQYVERYGKRLKAKNLMYLKQILYLLEKFVAVLGGNIKQNPNTQSLSQTGTELKTINDFLFQSQIDNINLFKVQRYCEKSMISRKLFGFTERYGAVFSSREQPKLAGFQQFLQSLQPRTTEALAAPADESQASTLRPASPLMHIQGFLAALTTANQDGRVILSRQGSLSQSTLKFLLLNPAVHFAQVVKECRAVVIAGGTMQPVSDFRQQLLACAGVEAERVVEFSCGHVIPPDNILPLVICSGISNQPLEFTFQKRELPQMMDEVGRILCNLCGVVPGGVVCFFPSYEYLRQVHAHWEKGGLLGRLAARKKIFQEPKSAHQVEQVLLAYSRCIQACGQERGQVTGALLLSVVGGKMSEGINFSDNLGRCVVMVGMPFPNIRSAELQEKMAYLDQTLPRAPGQAPPGKALVENLCMKAVNQSIGRAIRHQKDFASVVLLDQRYARPPVLAKLPAWIRARVEVKATFGPAIAAVQKFHREKSASS, from the exons ATGCAGAGAAGCAGGCACG agaagaagaaaggagctgaggaggagaagccaaagaggaggaggcaggagaagcaggcaGCCTGCCCCTTCTACAACCACGAGCAGATGGGCCTTCTCCGGGATGAGGCCCTGGCAGAGGTGAAGGACATGGAGCAGCTGCTGGCCCTTGGGAAGGAGGCCCGGGCCTGTCCCTATTACGGGAGCCGCCTTGCCATCCCTGCAGCCCAG CTGGTGGTGCTGCCCTATCAGATGCTGCTGCATGCGGCCACTCGGCAGGCCGCGGGCATCCGGCTGCAGGACCAGGTGGTGATCATCGACGAGGCGCACAACCTGATCGACACCATCACGGGCATGCACAGCGTGGAGGTCAGCGGCTCCCAG CTCTGCCAGGCCCATTCCCAGCTGCTGCAGTACGTGGAGCGATACGG GAAGCGTTTGAAGGCCAAGAACCTGATGTACCTGAAGCAGATCCTGTATTTGCTGGAGAAATTCGTGGCTGTGCTAGGGG GGAACATTAAGCAAAATCCCAATACACAGAGTCTGTCACAGACAG GGACGGAGCTGAAGACCATCAACGACTTTCTCTTCCAGAGCCAGATCGACAACATCAACCTGTTCAAG GTGCAGCGATACTGTGAGAAGAGCATGATCAGCAGAAAG CTCTTTGGATTCACTGAACGGTACGGAGCAGTGTTCTCATCCCGGGAGCAGCCCAAACTGGCTGGGTTTCAGCAATTCCTGCAGAGCCTGCAGCCCAGGACGActgaag CTCTTGCAGCCCCTGCAGACGAGAGTCAGGCCAGCACCCTGCGACCAGCTTCTCCACTGATGCACATCCAAGGCTTCCTGGCAGCTCTCACTACGGCCAACCAGGACGGCAGGGTCATCCTGAGCCGCCAAG GCAGCCTCAGTCAGAGCACCCTGAAGTTTTTGCTCCTGAATCCAGCTGTGCACTTTGCCCAAGTGGTGAAGGAATGCCGGGCAGTGGTCATTGCGGGGGGTACCATGCAGCCG GTGTCTGACTTCCggcagcagctgctggcctgtGCCGGGGTGGAAGCTGAGCGCGTGGTGGAGTTTTCCTGTG GTCACGTGATCCCTCCAGACAACATCCTGCCCCTCGTCATCTGCAGCGGGATCTCCAACCAGCCGCTGGAATTCACGTTCCAGAAAAGAGAGCTGCCTCAGATG aTGGACGAGGTGGGTCGCATTCTCTGTAACCTGTGCGGTGTGGTTCCTGGAGGGGTGGTCTGTTTCTTCCCCTCCTACGAGTACCTGCGCCAGGTCCATGCCCACTGGGAGAAGGGTGGCCTGCTGGGCCGTCTGGCTGCCAGGAAGAAG ATATTCCAGGAACCTAAGAGCGCACACCAGGTGGAGCAGGTGCTGCTGGCATATTCCAGGTGCATCCAG GCCTGTGGCCAGGAGAGAGGCCAGGTGACAGGGGCCCTGCTCCTCTCTGTGGTTGGAGGAAAGATGAGTGAAGGGATCAACTTCTCTGACAACCTAGGCCG GTGTGTGGTGATGGTGGGCATGCCCTTCCCCAACATCAGGTCTGCAGAGCTGCAGGAGAAGATGGCCTACTTGGATCAAACCCTC CCCAGAGCCCCCGGCCAGGCACCCCCAGGGAAGGCTCTGGTGGAGAACCTGTGCATGAAGGCCGTCAACCAGTCCATAG GCAGGGCCATCAGGCACCAGAAGGATTTTGCCAGCGTAGTGCTCCTGGACCAGCGATATGCCCGGCCCCCTGTCCTGGCCAAGCTGCCGGCCTGGATCCGAGCCCGTGTGGAGGTCAAAGCTACCTTTGGCCCCGCCATTGCTGCTGTGCAGAAG TTTCACCGGGAGAAGTCGGCCTCTTCCTGA
- the DDX11 gene encoding ATP-dependent DNA helicase DDX11 isoform 8 (isoform 8 is encoded by transcript variant 17): MQRSRHEKKKGAEEEKPKRRRQEKQAACPFYNHEQMGLLRDEALAEVKDMEQLLALGKEARACPYYGSRLAIPAAQLVVLPYQMLLHAATRQAAGIRLQDQVVIIDEAHNLIDTITGMHSVEVSGSQLCQAHSQLLQYVERYGKRLKAKNLMYLKQILYLLEKFVAVLGGNIKQNPNTQSLSQTGTELKTINDFLFQSQIDNINLFKVQRYCEKSMISRKLFGFTERYGAVFSSREQPKLAGFQQFLQSLQPRTTEALAAPADESQASTLRPASPLMHIQGFLAALTTANQDGRVILSRQGSLSQSTLKFLLLNPAVHFAQVVKECRAVVIAGGTMQPVSDFRQQLLACAGVEAERVVEFSCGHVIPPDNILPLVICSGISNQPLEFTFQKRELPQMMDEVGRILCNLCGVVPGGVVCFFPSYEYLRQVHAHWEKGGLLGRLAARKKIFQEPKSAHQVEQVLLAYSRCIQACGQERGQVTGALLLSVVGGKMSEGINFSDNLGRCVVMVGMPFPNIRSAELQEKMAYLDQTLSPRPGTPREGSGGEPVHEGRQPVHRQGHQAPEGFCQRSAPGPAICPAPCPGQAAGLDPSPCGGQSYLWPRHCCCAEVSPGEVGLFLMGNHTTAWRRALPLSCPLETVFVVGVVCGDPVTKVKPRRRVWSPECCQDPGTGVSSRRRKWGNPE; this comes from the exons ATGCAGAGAAGCAGGCACG agaagaagaaaggagctgaggaggagaagccaaagaggaggaggcaggagaagcaggcaGCCTGCCCCTTCTACAACCACGAGCAGATGGGCCTTCTCCGGGATGAGGCCCTGGCAGAGGTGAAGGACATGGAGCAGCTGCTGGCCCTTGGGAAGGAGGCCCGGGCCTGTCCCTATTACGGGAGCCGCCTTGCCATCCCTGCAGCCCAG CTGGTGGTGCTGCCCTATCAGATGCTGCTGCATGCGGCCACTCGGCAGGCCGCGGGCATCCGGCTGCAGGACCAGGTGGTGATCATCGACGAGGCGCACAACCTGATCGACACCATCACGGGCATGCACAGCGTGGAGGTCAGCGGCTCCCAG CTCTGCCAGGCCCATTCCCAGCTGCTGCAGTACGTGGAGCGATACGG GAAGCGTTTGAAGGCCAAGAACCTGATGTACCTGAAGCAGATCCTGTATTTGCTGGAGAAATTCGTGGCTGTGCTAGGGG GGAACATTAAGCAAAATCCCAATACACAGAGTCTGTCACAGACAG GGACGGAGCTGAAGACCATCAACGACTTTCTCTTCCAGAGCCAGATCGACAACATCAACCTGTTCAAG GTGCAGCGATACTGTGAGAAGAGCATGATCAGCAGAAAG CTCTTTGGATTCACTGAACGGTACGGAGCAGTGTTCTCATCCCGGGAGCAGCCCAAACTGGCTGGGTTTCAGCAATTCCTGCAGAGCCTGCAGCCCAGGACGActgaag CTCTTGCAGCCCCTGCAGACGAGAGTCAGGCCAGCACCCTGCGACCAGCTTCTCCACTGATGCACATCCAAGGCTTCCTGGCAGCTCTCACTACGGCCAACCAGGACGGCAGGGTCATCCTGAGCCGCCAAG GCAGCCTCAGTCAGAGCACCCTGAAGTTTTTGCTCCTGAATCCAGCTGTGCACTTTGCCCAAGTGGTGAAGGAATGCCGGGCAGTGGTCATTGCGGGGGGTACCATGCAGCCG GTGTCTGACTTCCggcagcagctgctggcctgtGCCGGGGTGGAAGCTGAGCGCGTGGTGGAGTTTTCCTGTG GTCACGTGATCCCTCCAGACAACATCCTGCCCCTCGTCATCTGCAGCGGGATCTCCAACCAGCCGCTGGAATTCACGTTCCAGAAAAGAGAGCTGCCTCAGATG aTGGACGAGGTGGGTCGCATTCTCTGTAACCTGTGCGGTGTGGTTCCTGGAGGGGTGGTCTGTTTCTTCCCCTCCTACGAGTACCTGCGCCAGGTCCATGCCCACTGGGAGAAGGGTGGCCTGCTGGGCCGTCTGGCTGCCAGGAAGAAG ATATTCCAGGAACCTAAGAGCGCACACCAGGTGGAGCAGGTGCTGCTGGCATATTCCAGGTGCATCCAG GCCTGTGGCCAGGAGAGAGGCCAGGTGACAGGGGCCCTGCTCCTCTCTGTGGTTGGAGGAAAGATGAGTGAAGGGATCAACTTCTCTGACAACCTAGGCCG GTGTGTGGTGATGGTGGGCATGCCCTTCCCCAACATCAGGTCTGCAGAGCTGCAGGAGAAGATGGCCTACTTGGATCAAACCCTC AGCCCCCGGCCAGGCACCCCCAGGGAAGGCTCTGGTGGAGAACCTGTGCATGAAGGCCGTCAACCAGTCCATAG GCAGGGCCATCAGGCACCAGAAGGATTTTGCCAGCGTAGTGCTCCTGGACCAGCGATATGCCCGGCCCCCTGTCCTGGCCAAGCTGCCGGCCTGGATCCGAGCCCGTGTGGAGGTCAAAGCTACCTTTGGCCCCGCCATTGCTGCTGTGCAGAAG TTTCACCGGGAGAAGTCGGCCTCTTCCTGATGGGCAACCACACCACTGCCTGGCGCCGTGCCCTTCCTTTGTCCTGCCCGCTGGAGACAGTGTTTGTCGTGGGCGTGGTCTGCGGGGATCCTGTTACAAAGGTGAAACCCAGGAGGAGAGTGTGGAGTCCAGAGTGCTGCCAGGACCCAGGCACAGGCGTTAGCTCCCGTAGGAGAAAATGGGGGAATCCTGAATGA
- the DDX11 gene encoding ATP-dependent DNA helicase DDX11 isoform X32, with product MQRSRHEKKKGAEEEKPKRRRQEKQAACPFYNHEQMGLLRDEALAEVKDMEQLLALGKEARACPYYGSRLAIPAAQLVVLPYQMLLHAATRQAAGIRLQDQVVIIDEAHNLIDTITGMHSVEVSGSQLCQAHSQLLQYVERYGKRLKAKNLMYLKQILYLLEKFVAVLGGNIKQNPNTQSLSQTGTELKTINDFLFQSQIDNINLFKVQRYCEKSMISRKLFGFTERYGAVFSSREQPKLAGFQQFLQSLQPRTTEALAAPADESQASTLRPASPLMHIQGFLAALTTANQDGRVILSRQGSLSQSTLKFLLLNPAVHFAQVVKECRAVVIAGGTMQPVSDFRQQLLACAGVEAERVVEFSCGHVIPPDNILPLVICSGISNQPLEFTFQKRELPQMMDEVGRILCNLCGVVPGGVVCFFPSYEYLRQVHAHWEKGGLLGRLAARKKIFQEPKSAHQVEQVLLAYSRCIQACGQERGQVTGALLLSVVGGKMSEGINFSDNLGRCVVMVGMPFPNIRSAELQEKMAYLDQTLPRAPGQAPPGKALVENLCMKAVNQSIGRAIRHQKDFASVVLLDQRYARPPVLAKLPAWIRARVEVKATFGPAIAAVQKVSPTFFFLRASPPRDHISHCLLSAQFHREKSASS from the exons ATGCAGAGAAGCAGGCACG agaagaagaaaggagctgaggaggagaagccaaagaggaggaggcaggagaagcaggcaGCCTGCCCCTTCTACAACCACGAGCAGATGGGCCTTCTCCGGGATGAGGCCCTGGCAGAGGTGAAGGACATGGAGCAGCTGCTGGCCCTTGGGAAGGAGGCCCGGGCCTGTCCCTATTACGGGAGCCGCCTTGCCATCCCTGCAGCCCAG CTGGTGGTGCTGCCCTATCAGATGCTGCTGCATGCGGCCACTCGGCAGGCCGCGGGCATCCGGCTGCAGGACCAGGTGGTGATCATCGACGAGGCGCACAACCTGATCGACACCATCACGGGCATGCACAGCGTGGAGGTCAGCGGCTCCCAG CTCTGCCAGGCCCATTCCCAGCTGCTGCAGTACGTGGAGCGATACGG GAAGCGTTTGAAGGCCAAGAACCTGATGTACCTGAAGCAGATCCTGTATTTGCTGGAGAAATTCGTGGCTGTGCTAGGGG GGAACATTAAGCAAAATCCCAATACACAGAGTCTGTCACAGACAG GGACGGAGCTGAAGACCATCAACGACTTTCTCTTCCAGAGCCAGATCGACAACATCAACCTGTTCAAG GTGCAGCGATACTGTGAGAAGAGCATGATCAGCAGAAAG CTCTTTGGATTCACTGAACGGTACGGAGCAGTGTTCTCATCCCGGGAGCAGCCCAAACTGGCTGGGTTTCAGCAATTCCTGCAGAGCCTGCAGCCCAGGACGActgaag CTCTTGCAGCCCCTGCAGACGAGAGTCAGGCCAGCACCCTGCGACCAGCTTCTCCACTGATGCACATCCAAGGCTTCCTGGCAGCTCTCACTACGGCCAACCAGGACGGCAGGGTCATCCTGAGCCGCCAAG GCAGCCTCAGTCAGAGCACCCTGAAGTTTTTGCTCCTGAATCCAGCTGTGCACTTTGCCCAAGTGGTGAAGGAATGCCGGGCAGTGGTCATTGCGGGGGGTACCATGCAGCCG GTGTCTGACTTCCggcagcagctgctggcctgtGCCGGGGTGGAAGCTGAGCGCGTGGTGGAGTTTTCCTGTG GTCACGTGATCCCTCCAGACAACATCCTGCCCCTCGTCATCTGCAGCGGGATCTCCAACCAGCCGCTGGAATTCACGTTCCAGAAAAGAGAGCTGCCTCAGATG aTGGACGAGGTGGGTCGCATTCTCTGTAACCTGTGCGGTGTGGTTCCTGGAGGGGTGGTCTGTTTCTTCCCCTCCTACGAGTACCTGCGCCAGGTCCATGCCCACTGGGAGAAGGGTGGCCTGCTGGGCCGTCTGGCTGCCAGGAAGAAG ATATTCCAGGAACCTAAGAGCGCACACCAGGTGGAGCAGGTGCTGCTGGCATATTCCAGGTGCATCCAG GCCTGTGGCCAGGAGAGAGGCCAGGTGACAGGGGCCCTGCTCCTCTCTGTGGTTGGAGGAAAGATGAGTGAAGGGATCAACTTCTCTGACAACCTAGGCCG GTGTGTGGTGATGGTGGGCATGCCCTTCCCCAACATCAGGTCTGCAGAGCTGCAGGAGAAGATGGCCTACTTGGATCAAACCCTC CCCAGAGCCCCCGGCCAGGCACCCCCAGGGAAGGCTCTGGTGGAGAACCTGTGCATGAAGGCCGTCAACCAGTCCATAG GCAGGGCCATCAGGCACCAGAAGGATTTTGCCAGCGTAGTGCTCCTGGACCAGCGATATGCCCGGCCCCCTGTCCTGGCCAAGCTGCCGGCCTGGATCCGAGCCCGTGTGGAGGTCAAAGCTACCTTTGGCCCCGCCATTGCTGCTGTGCAGAAGGTCAGTCCtacctttttctttctgagagcCTCCCCACCCCGAGATCACATTTCTCACTGCCTTCTGTCTGCCCAGTTTCACCGGGAGAAGTCGGCCTCTTCCTGA
- the DDX11 gene encoding ATP-dependent DNA helicase DDX11 isoform 10 (isoform 10 is encoded by transcript variant 19), translating into MGLLRDEALAEVKDMEQLLALGKEARACPYYGSRLAIPAAQLVVLPYQMLLHAATRQAAGIRLQDQVVIIDEAHNLIDTITGMHSVEVSGSQLCQAHSQLLQYVERYGKRLKAKNLMYLKQILYLLEKFVAVLGGNIKQNPNTQSLSQTGTELKTINDFLFQSQIDNINLFKVQRYCEKSMISRKLFGFTERYGAVFSSREQPKLAGFQQFLQSLQPRTTEALAAPADESQASTLRPASPLMHIQGFLAALTTANQDGRVILSRQGSLSQSTLKFLLLNPAVHFAQVVKECRAVVIAGGTMQPVSDFRQQLLACAGVEAERVVEFSCGHVIPPDNILPLVICSGISNQPLEFTFQKRELPQMMDEVGRILCNLCGVVPGGVVCFFPSYEYLRQVHAHWEKGGLLGRLAARKKIFQEPKSAHQVEQVLLAYSRCIQACGQERGQVTGALLLSVVGGKMSEGINFSDNLGRCVVMVGMPFPNIRSAELQEKMAYLDQTLPRAPGQAPPGKALVENLCMKAVNQSIGRAIRHQKDFASVVLLDQRYARPPVLAKLPAWIRARVEVKATFGPAIAAVQKFHREKSASS; encoded by the exons ATGGGCCTTCTCCGGGATGAGGCCCTGGCAGAGGTGAAGGACATGGAGCAGCTGCTGGCCCTTGGGAAGGAGGCCCGGGCCTGTCCCTATTACGGGAGCCGCCTTGCCATCCCTGCAGCCCAG CTGGTGGTGCTGCCCTATCAGATGCTGCTGCATGCGGCCACTCGGCAGGCCGCGGGCATCCGGCTGCAGGACCAGGTGGTGATCATCGACGAGGCGCACAACCTGATCGACACCATCACGGGCATGCACAGCGTGGAGGTCAGCGGCTCCCAG CTCTGCCAGGCCCATTCCCAGCTGCTGCAGTACGTGGAGCGATACGG GAAGCGTTTGAAGGCCAAGAACCTGATGTACCTGAAGCAGATCCTGTATTTGCTGGAGAAATTCGTGGCTGTGCTAGGGG GGAACATTAAGCAAAATCCCAATACACAGAGTCTGTCACAGACAG GGACGGAGCTGAAGACCATCAACGACTTTCTCTTCCAGAGCCAGATCGACAACATCAACCTGTTCAAG GTGCAGCGATACTGTGAGAAGAGCATGATCAGCAGAAAG CTCTTTGGATTCACTGAACGGTACGGAGCAGTGTTCTCATCCCGGGAGCAGCCCAAACTGGCTGGGTTTCAGCAATTCCTGCAGAGCCTGCAGCCCAGGACGActgaag CTCTTGCAGCCCCTGCAGACGAGAGTCAGGCCAGCACCCTGCGACCAGCTTCTCCACTGATGCACATCCAAGGCTTCCTGGCAGCTCTCACTACGGCCAACCAGGACGGCAGGGTCATCCTGAGCCGCCAAG GCAGCCTCAGTCAGAGCACCCTGAAGTTTTTGCTCCTGAATCCAGCTGTGCACTTTGCCCAAGTGGTGAAGGAATGCCGGGCAGTGGTCATTGCGGGGGGTACCATGCAGCCG GTGTCTGACTTCCggcagcagctgctggcctgtGCCGGGGTGGAAGCTGAGCGCGTGGTGGAGTTTTCCTGTG GTCACGTGATCCCTCCAGACAACATCCTGCCCCTCGTCATCTGCAGCGGGATCTCCAACCAGCCGCTGGAATTCACGTTCCAGAAAAGAGAGCTGCCTCAGATG aTGGACGAGGTGGGTCGCATTCTCTGTAACCTGTGCGGTGTGGTTCCTGGAGGGGTGGTCTGTTTCTTCCCCTCCTACGAGTACCTGCGCCAGGTCCATGCCCACTGGGAGAAGGGTGGCCTGCTGGGCCGTCTGGCTGCCAGGAAGAAG ATATTCCAGGAACCTAAGAGCGCACACCAGGTGGAGCAGGTGCTGCTGGCATATTCCAGGTGCATCCAG GCCTGTGGCCAGGAGAGAGGCCAGGTGACAGGGGCCCTGCTCCTCTCTGTGGTTGGAGGAAAGATGAGTGAAGGGATCAACTTCTCTGACAACCTAGGCCG GTGTGTGGTGATGGTGGGCATGCCCTTCCCCAACATCAGGTCTGCAGAGCTGCAGGAGAAGATGGCCTACTTGGATCAAACCCTC CCCAGAGCCCCCGGCCAGGCACCCCCAGGGAAGGCTCTGGTGGAGAACCTGTGCATGAAGGCCGTCAACCAGTCCATAG GCAGGGCCATCAGGCACCAGAAGGATTTTGCCAGCGTAGTGCTCCTGGACCAGCGATATGCCCGGCCCCCTGTCCTGGCCAAGCTGCCGGCCTGGATCCGAGCCCGTGTGGAGGTCAAAGCTACCTTTGGCCCCGCCATTGCTGCTGTGCAGAAG TTTCACCGGGAGAAGTCGGCCTCTTCCTGA